From Epinephelus fuscoguttatus linkage group LG17, E.fuscoguttatus.final_Chr_v1:
aatttcatttagttttcctTACACAAGTGCATGAAAGCCTGAGACACAGGCCCACTGTATACATTTATAAAGATGTTTTCTTAGACCCCTTACAATGAAGAAGGCCTCACACCGCCCTGTAAAGCTTTGGCGTCCCCTAGTGGAGGTTGGGACCCCCAGCTAGGAGCCACTGATCTAaggtttgctaacattagctgtcaTAAGCCACAGCAAGCTACTGGTCATACCAGACTAAGTAAGGTTGTAACAGAAAAATGGCAAAGTGAATTgagtttttaagttttatttttgtatgtgtaaGAGGAAGAgtccatttttttcttcttccgaTAGTTACATAGTCTCGCTTTAAATAGTAGGCTTTGATCAATGTGCTCTACATCTTTAAGACAGCAAACTtcttttagttcatgggccacatacagccccaATATGATCTCGAGCTACTAAGGAAGCAGGTCAAGCTATCTCCTGCTTTACCATCAATTTACAAATCAAATGTTTTGCCAGTGCCTAAAAAACAGGGTTCCACAAATACTGCTTTAGGGATAAAAAATCTgacacagattcttttgtactgaacaTGCCAATTGATGTTTAATATCTTTAGAAATGACCACAGTAAGTACTAATTGTTtatgagtgctgatcctttctctagagtacaaacttcttgtgtttatttgaattcagagagctgtattctggtcagggtggaagaGTTTCTGTTGCATTACTAAACATACAAAACTAAATACTTCATAAGCAGCATTTCACATGAAGTAGGCTACTCACTGTTGCCTTAACAAGTGCATCtgtattaggtgtgcaaagtaaTCCAGTGGGCCAGATTTGACCCTTGGGCCAGCCGTTTCTACGCATGTTTCACACCTCTGATGTAGGATTCATGCAACATTGGTGACATCCTTCTTGTTGTAACCTGCAGTTAATTTCTTCTAGTGTCAACAAAACCAAAGCACTCCCAGTGTTTTGGGCCAGCCTCAATAGCATTGTAAGCTTACTTAGACTATGGCACTGACATGTCTGTGTAGCCATCCCGTATTGAcacagttttctgtttttaagttttattttgtttgaaataaataaattcattcattcattcattcattttgaagaaagtttatttcattgtgcaAGATCATGTTTCGTGTCTTAATGGTAATTTAGTGAAGAGTagtaaatatttatttcttcttcAAAACAGCTATCATGAGATCTCTTTCACAGGGAGGTGCCTCTCGATGCTGGCCCCAAGGTGACGCTTGGATCCCTATGATTTGGTGAAGTGCTCGTGGCAGAGTACTGAGAGGCAGCCAACCAAGTTGAGGAACTCTGGAAAGTCCACACTGTTATCCTGGTTTAGGTCCAGTTTATTGAAGATGCAGTCCACTGCTGCCTGGTCAGTGGCTTTCTGCAGGTAAGAAAAGTGTTGAAGATCATTGGGTGTGTGCACGATCGTAAAATCCTACAGGCTGTGATGATGTGTAAATTCTACCAAGCGTATTCACCGTTCTCTCCACACAATGCACCATGCATGTACGGTAAGACAGTGTGTATTGTTCAGGACTGAGATAgagacaggtcagaggtcactcaCCCCCAGCAGCTCTGCCAATTCACTCTGGAGCAGCTCTTTCATCTCTGCCTTAGTCAGGCTTTTGCTGTCCCCATCCTTGCTAGCGTATTTACTGAAGCTGTCAACGAGGAGGATTATAGCTTTCTGGGTGTTCGACATGATGATAGCTGGTTTAAAAGGACAGAAAAAACAAGAAGTGAGATAGTGACATATGAAGTTTGTCAATCAGAGTGTTTGTACATTAACACGCAAAGGTTCAGACTGGCCTAGTATTTTCCTTTTATATGACTAAGTGCAGAAGGTGCTGAAAGGTGAAGCTCTCATTTGATGCTGCTATGACTCCATCTAGTGGCAAAGTCGAGGTCTTCCTCTGCTGCGCTCTATAATGGATCATGTGGCACTGTGGTTACATTTGGAATGTTAACAAAGGACAGCATTTATATCTAAATCTTGAGGGAGTGGTTGAAGGGGAAGGAAAGGGAGAGGGTGTCTGAGTTCATGGCTCTGTTTGAAAAAACTGGGATTAAACAGATTTACtccattattgttttatttttttttaactaagtattgttttttaatatctGACCATCAAGTCTGATCATTACTGTGCCGAAGTTGaccaattgtttttttcttccttctacAATTTAAGTAGCTAATTTATAGTAATTATAGAGGTAAAATATTCACACAAAGGACTGCATACTAGTTTTATTCATTAAGAGCTTGTGAACAGTGGCTGACATCATTGCTTTTGTCACTGCCAGTGTTTTTCTCTGGCTTTTCCGTGGGGCttgataaaaataaacttcaggtTTTCTCCAGGGCTGCTCCTATGTCCCCCTGTCACCAGCCTCTAACGCACAGTGTCTGCCGGGTGACACATTGTTATGGCAACAGCTTAAACTCTCCAAGTAACTCAGTCAGACTAGATAAAGATGCAGGTCAAGACTTGATTCAAGTCCCAGCAGTGGTGTGTTTTCTTAACGTCTAAAAAGTGTATTCTTTTTTCCACTGACTCAATAAACCCAAGGGAGTCAGTTCTGGTTGCATCCTGACTCACGTgatgctgctccctctctgggGTGTGGTGAGCGGAGGAAACTGAGGCAGCAGAGGGTTTGTAAACAGATGGGAATTgcggaggaggagaacacaaaatgaacacCATATTACTCTTCtgttgtttggttttaattagaaGAAAGATTGGAAGCTTGATGCTAACCTCTGAATGCACAATGCATCAGTGTAATGACATTACACGCTAAAGTAACCCAAATAACTGAACTCAACTTAATTCAGAGTAAAACTAAGCAATGTCTGTTGCAGCATTTGTTTTACAAGTAATGAAATACAGAGGAGAAGTCAAAGTGAGCTCAAAAACACCATATGCCCACAGAGCTGGTAACTGCAGTTATATTTTACACAAATAAAACTCAAATTACATCAAAGGTGATGCTTTCAAAATGATCACATATCGGAATAAGTTGTTGTGCATTTCTTTTAAAGTCAGTTAAAGACACTAAAATACGACCAACATCACTGCTTAGATTTTCTACTCACCAAAGCTGATTTGCAGAGACTCAGGACGACCGGAGAGTGACAGTCTTAGAGGAGCTGTAGTGACGGAGAAAGAGATGCAATGGATGCTTTATACACCACCACACCCTTTATCCCTCCCTCCATAATGCTCCTTTCATCTCCAACCACTCCTACTTCTCCCCtcgtgtcttgttgcttttttttcaaGTTATGTTTTAAGAAACACTGGACGCATTGTTGTTGGAATCAACAAACTACTAAATCATCATCCAACATCTGGTGGTTATTCATGCTGGTTGTTAGGGAGTCTACTCTGCGTCACTTCACACTTCATAGTGTTTTATTGTTGCTTAGATAGCCCATAGTGCATGTGTGCATTCAGAGAGGATTTTCAAAATGCTAAGAATCTGCATCATTCATTACAAAGATGTTTCTAATCTTATGATCTAAAGTTTGCATTCAAACctaacacaacaaagactgtagACAGCATGTTACATGTAGAAGAAGTGTAGCAGTGTGCTGTATCTTTAAGACTGTCTGTTTCCAAGGAGAAAGGGGATGTTTTGTACTTCTTGTTTGTTTCAGCTACAGTATAATTCAAACCCACTTAGCCAGTTTTTTTGCTCTTTGATACAATGTAACAAAGGAGGTTGGGGGATTTTGGAGATTTTATGTTCAGTGTAAgttcactttcacttttaaataaattgtttaAGACCCTTACAAAATGTTGAGTCAAGAGACCAAGGCTGGAGCTGGGTTGAGGAGTTACTTCACGCCTGTTTTGGCAGTTATatatcaaaacaaaatcaagtgCTTAATCTGTGAAGTCAACTGCTGGTTGTCAGACCTTGAGGCACACATCTTGTCATTATCACCAAAATGCACGGCATTAAAAGAATATTTGTGTTAAAGCTTTTCACGACTTCAGCTACACACGTCACCGATATAGATGCTGGACTGGAGTCTAAAATATTTATGTTGATCACTGAA
This genomic window contains:
- the LOC125905142 gene encoding ictacalcin-like, translated to MSNTQKAIILLVDSFSKYASKDGDSKSLTKAEMKELLQSELAELLGKATDQAAVDCIFNKLDLNQDNSVDFPEFLNLVGCLSVLCHEHFTKS